One part of the Halopenitus persicus genome encodes these proteins:
- a CDS encoding MBL fold metallo-hydrolase, producing MARDEASSDGDGAIGRHDADIDRLAPGEFEAVRGVEDLYYHDTGMFDAPGYGSVYVYDTPKPAVIDTGTGANVDGLLETLSEIGIGADDLAWILPTHVHLDHAGGAGLLADAHPEASVRVHSRGVRHLTDPSRLVEGTKAAVGDQWRHYTDPEPIPETRIDGLADGDTIDLGDRRLAVLEAPGHAPHQTVFHEPDDGVVFTADAAGIYVPQIDAVTPTTPPPQFDLDQSLADAAAIADLEPSVLCFSHFGPRTFEPAVIEEFQRASVEWVEAVRRKRDELDSDEAVIRHFERTTELDGVWTTERAEANERLNVRGVLAMLDE from the coding sequence ATGGCACGCGATGAGGCGAGCAGTGACGGAGACGGCGCGATCGGACGCCACGACGCCGACATCGACCGCCTTGCCCCCGGCGAGTTCGAGGCGGTTCGCGGCGTCGAGGACCTCTACTACCACGACACCGGCATGTTCGACGCGCCCGGGTACGGATCGGTATACGTCTACGACACTCCCAAGCCCGCGGTGATCGACACGGGAACCGGCGCGAACGTCGACGGCCTGCTCGAGACCCTCTCCGAGATCGGGATCGGGGCCGACGACCTCGCGTGGATCCTTCCGACCCACGTCCACCTCGATCACGCCGGCGGCGCCGGGCTGCTGGCCGACGCCCATCCCGAGGCGTCGGTCCGCGTTCACTCCCGCGGCGTCCGCCACCTGACCGACCCGTCCCGGCTCGTCGAGGGAACGAAGGCGGCCGTCGGCGACCAGTGGCGCCATTACACCGATCCCGAACCGATCCCGGAAACACGGATCGACGGGCTCGCCGACGGCGACACGATCGATCTGGGCGACCGGCGGCTCGCGGTCCTCGAGGCACCGGGCCACGCGCCCCACCAGACCGTCTTCCACGAGCCCGACGACGGCGTCGTCTTCACCGCCGACGCGGCCGGGATCTACGTCCCACAGATCGACGCCGTCACCCCCACGACGCCGCCGCCGCAGTTCGACCTCGACCAGTCCCTCGCCGACGCCGCCGCGATCGCCGACCTCGAGCCCTCGGTGCTCTGCTTCTCACACTTCGGCCCCCGGACGTTCGAACCCGCGGTCATCGAGGAGTTCCAGCGCGCCTCCGTCGAGTGGGTCGAGGCGGTTCGACGCAAACGCGACGAGCTCGACTCCGACGAGGCGGTGATCCGCCACTTCGAACGAACCACCGAACTCGACGGGGTCTGGACGACCGAGCGGGCCGAAGCCAACGAGCGACTCAACGTTCGCGGCGTGCTCGCGATGCTGGACGAGTGA
- a CDS encoding methyltransferase domain-containing protein has translation MSVREEFDEWATTGKDRGMEDRHWHTAKHVLARMPVEVDDVVVDLGTGSGYALRALRERGIDRGYGLDGAPEMVRNARSYTDDDRIDFLVGDFDSLPFADDSVDHVVSMEAFYYAADPDTTLSEIRRILRPGGTWYCAVNYFAESEHTHEWQELIDIEMTLWDRSQYREAFREAGLHVAAQDTIPDREIEIPPAEAFPTDDWGSREAMVDRYRTWGTLLTVGVAP, from the coding sequence ATGAGCGTTCGCGAGGAGTTCGACGAGTGGGCGACGACCGGCAAGGACCGCGGGATGGAGGATCGACACTGGCACACCGCCAAGCACGTCCTGGCGCGGATGCCGGTCGAGGTCGACGACGTGGTCGTCGACCTCGGAACCGGATCCGGATACGCGCTGCGCGCGCTGCGCGAACGCGGGATCGACCGCGGGTACGGGCTCGACGGCGCACCCGAGATGGTGCGGAACGCCCGGTCCTACACCGACGACGACCGGATCGATTTCCTCGTCGGCGACTTCGATTCCCTCCCGTTCGCCGACGACTCGGTCGACCACGTCGTCTCGATGGAGGCGTTCTACTACGCCGCCGACCCCGACACCACCCTCTCGGAGATCCGCCGGATCCTCCGGCCCGGCGGCACCTGGTACTGCGCGGTCAACTACTTCGCCGAGAGCGAACACACCCACGAGTGGCAGGAGTTGATCGACATCGAGATGACCCTCTGGGACCGTTCGCAGTACCGCGAGGCCTTCCGGGAGGCCGGGCTCCACGTGGCGGCCCAGGACACCATCCCGGACCGGGAGATCGAGATCCCGCCCGCCGAAGCGTTCCCGACCGACGACTGGGGGAGCCGCGAGGCGATGGTCGACCGGTATCGTACCTGGGGCACCCTGCTTACGGTCGGCGTCGCACCCTGA
- a CDS encoding DUF2391 domain-containing protein, whose translation MKRPRVRRPNFRIADSAQQTVGGFLLAGPFVVTEEVWGLAQGMHPIQAVLTAGVVAAIGYAALYRADTGRDPDSEQAVAGIPIRFLSLMTVSFGSVLVLALLFDAPDTFLIDQGMSGREVWVTTAKAVTIGAVFSVVGAATADSVF comes from the coding sequence ATGAAGCGGCCACGGGTGCGACGTCCGAACTTTCGGATCGCCGACTCCGCACAACAGACCGTCGGCGGGTTCCTGTTGGCCGGGCCGTTCGTCGTGACCGAGGAGGTGTGGGGGCTCGCACAGGGGATGCACCCGATCCAGGCGGTGCTGACAGCGGGCGTCGTCGCCGCGATCGGCTACGCGGCGCTGTACCGCGCCGATACCGGCCGCGATCCGGACAGCGAGCAGGCGGTCGCCGGCATTCCGATCCGGTTTCTCTCGCTGATGACCGTCTCGTTCGGGTCGGTGCTGGTGCTCGCGCTCCTCTTCGACGCCCCGGACACGTTCCTCATTGACCAGGGAATGTCCGGGCGGGAGGTGTGGGTGACGACGGCGAAGGCAGTCACGATCGGGGCGGTCTTCAGCGTCGTCGGGGCCGCGACCGCCGACAGCGTGTTCTGA
- a CDS encoding DUF7090 family protein — protein MEYSLAIENAPETIPGGTGLLLVHPSIGETDRIDTDFLKTDTDSFLVVSTRTTAREVEQKLEYYDVDESRATILDTISVERGYSRRSGDDVYYVASPDDLEGVVDSVERFLTEHDGKRRVSIDSLTEMAYYADEEAAYQAAAAILELLAEHDAVGLFHLSKEVHDEAVLERFETLFDGVIDLSEDGDVTSSFT, from the coding sequence ATGGAGTACTCGTTGGCGATCGAGAACGCGCCGGAGACGATTCCCGGAGGGACCGGGCTGTTGTTAGTACACCCGAGCATCGGCGAGACGGACCGGATCGACACGGACTTTCTGAAAACCGACACTGACTCCTTTCTCGTCGTCTCGACGCGAACGACGGCGCGGGAGGTCGAGCAGAAGCTCGAGTACTACGACGTCGACGAGTCGAGGGCGACCATCCTCGACACGATCTCGGTCGAGCGAGGCTACTCCCGCCGGTCCGGTGACGACGTCTACTACGTGGCCTCGCCGGACGACCTCGAGGGGGTCGTGGACTCGGTCGAGCGGTTCCTGACCGAACACGACGGAAAGCGCCGCGTCTCGATCGATTCGCTCACGGAGATGGCCTATTATGCGGACGAGGAGGCGGCCTATCAGGCCGCCGCCGCGATCCTCGAACTGCTCGCGGAACACGACGCAGTCGGGCTGTTCCATCTCTCGAAGGAGGTCCACGACGAGGCCGTGCTCGAGCGGTTCGAGACGCTCTTCGACGGCGTCATCGACCTGAGCGAGGACGGGGACGTGACGTCGTCATTTACGTAG
- a CDS encoding DUF7089 family protein yields the protein MFSRRELPADLETVRSTHAPDTPVLDADSDFETIPPAAAEDLGLFVDRLEPAGYPADWLPADAPAVLDRYRGSTFTVGAPGDGTVVWTAQTDPPTVICKRRAETTPEDFLAFLIARAFVEIGADVPEHFLPFFGDRYRDLDAAIRGPDVPGDLGPVDVYQIANALFDAWVGLRTREIFAGWAGEHDRLHDAWVDAGERLTDRLEALPSRMARGEMTFPDATEYACSAVRHDLDLPTPFAALDTATYADHGADYAVRWAEKTFEALETSESSGTSESS from the coding sequence ATGTTCTCCCGGCGCGAGCTGCCCGCCGACCTCGAGACGGTTCGATCGACGCACGCGCCCGACACGCCGGTCCTCGACGCCGACTCGGACTTCGAGACGATCCCGCCGGCCGCGGCGGAGGACCTCGGACTCTTCGTCGACCGGCTCGAGCCGGCGGGCTATCCCGCGGACTGGCTCCCGGCGGACGCACCCGCGGTCCTCGACCGGTACCGCGGGTCGACGTTCACCGTCGGTGCCCCCGGCGACGGCACCGTCGTCTGGACCGCCCAGACCGACCCGCCGACGGTGATCTGTAAACGACGCGCGGAAACCACTCCGGAGGACTTTCTGGCGTTCCTGATCGCCCGTGCCTTCGTCGAGATCGGTGCCGACGTTCCCGAACACTTCCTCCCGTTCTTCGGCGACCGGTACCGGGACCTCGACGCGGCGATCCGCGGCCCGGACGTCCCGGGCGATCTCGGTCCGGTCGACGTCTACCAGATCGCGAACGCCCTCTTCGATGCCTGGGTCGGGCTCCGAACCCGCGAGATCTTTGCGGGCTGGGCCGGCGAACATGACCGACTCCACGACGCGTGGGTCGACGCCGGCGAGCGTCTCACCGACCGGCTCGAAGCCCTCCCGAGCCGGATGGCCCGCGGCGAGATGACCTTCCCCGACGCGACCGAGTACGCCTGCTCGGCCGTCCGGCATGACCTCGATCTCCCGACCCCGTTCGCCGCGCTCGACACCGCCACCTACGCGGACCACGGCGCGGACTACGCGGTCCGGTGGGCCGAGAAAACGTTCGAGGCGCTTGAGACGTCGGAGTCGTCGGGGACGTCGGAGTCGTCGTAA